Proteins encoded by one window of Carassius carassius chromosome 30, fCarCar2.1, whole genome shotgun sequence:
- the LOC132110691 gene encoding vinculin-like isoform X3 — MPVFHTKTIESILEPVAQQISHLVIMHEEGEVDGKAIPDLTSPVTAVQAAVSNLVRVGKETVQTTEDKIMKRDMPPAFIKVENACAKLVEAAQMLRTDPYSVPARDYLIDGSRGILSGTSDLLLTFDEAEVRKIIRVCKGILEYLTVAEVVETMEDLITYTKNLEPGMTKMAKMIDERQQELTHQEHRVMLVTSMNTVKELLPVLISAIKIFVTTKCIKSHGVEEALKNRNYTFEKMSAEINEIIRVLQLTSWDEDAWANKKDTEAMRRALAQIQSKMGQAKGWLRDPNGLPGDLGQHALRQILDEAGKVGEFCGGKERREILGTAKTLGQMTDQVSDVRTRGQGATPMGMQKAQQVGQGLDILMGKVENAARKLEALTNAKQTITKRMDTAQSWLADPNGGPEGEENIRALLVEAKRIADLCEDPKERDDILRSISEVAGLTARLVELRKMGKGDTPEARALAKQIGTALQNLQAKTNRAVANMRPAKAAVTLEGKMEQALHWINNPGVDDHGVGQAAIRGLIAEGCRLANSLPGPYRQELLAKCERVEQLMMQLSDHAARGEGESPQARTMAAHLLDAINDLKAKMQEAMTQEVSDVFSDTTTPIKLLAVAATAPLEAPNREEVFEERASNFENHASRLGATAEKAAAVGTANKSTVEGIHVAVKSSRDLTPQVTSAARILLKNPGNQAAYEHFETMKNQWIDNIEKMTSLVDEAIDTKSLLDASEEAIKKDIDKCRVAMANVQPQMLVAGATSIARRANRVLLVAKREVENSEDPKFRELVKAASDELGRTISPMVMAAKAVAGNIQDPGSQKSFLDSGYRILAAVGEVREAFQPQEPDFPPPPPDLDQLH; from the exons ATGCCAGTTTTCCACACCAAGACGATAGAGAGTATCCTGGAGCCAGTGGCTCAGCAGATATCCCACTTGGTTATCATGCACGAGGAGGGCGAAGTTGATGGGAAGGCGATCCCAGATCTCACCAGCCCAGTGACGGCTGTGCAAGCGGCTGTCAGCAACCTCGTGCGG GTGGGGAAGGAGACGGTACAAACCACAGAAGACAAGATTATGAAGAGAGACATGCCTCCGGCCTTCATTAA gGTGGAAAATGCCTGTGCAAAGCTGGTGGAAGCAGCTCAGATGCTGAGGACAGACCCCTACTCTGTCCCGGCCCGTGATTACCTCATCGATGGCTCACGGGGCATCCTGTCAGGCACTTCAGACCTGCTTCTGACCTTTGACGAGGCAGAG GTGCGTAAAATTATCCGTGTGTGTAAAGGCATCCTGGAATACCTGACCGTTGCAGAGGTTGTGGAAACCATGGAGGACTTGATCACTTATACTAAAAACCTCGAACCAG GAATGACGAAAATGGCAAAGATGATTGACGAGCGGCAACAGGAGCTGACACACCAGGAGCACCGTGTGATGCTGGTCACCTCCATGAACACAGTGAAGGAACTGCTGCCCGTGCTTATATCAG CCATTAAAATCTTTGTGACAACcaagtgcatcaagagtcacggTGTGGAGGAGGCCTTGAAGAACAGAAACTACACGTTTGAGAAGATGAGCGCCGAGATCAACGAAATAATCAGAGTGCTGCAACTCACTTCATGGGATGAGGATGCCTGGGCCAACAAA aaGGACACAGAGGCCATGAGGAGAGCACTAGCACAGATCCAGTCAAAGATGGGTCAGGCTAAAGGCTGGCTGAGGGACCCTAACGGTCTTCCAG GAGATCTGGGACAGCATGCGCTGCGTCAGATACTGGATGAAGCAGGAAAAGTGGGTGAGTTTTGTGGGGGGAAAGAAAGACGAGAAATCCTGGGAACAGCCAAGACCTTGGGCCAGATGACGGATCAGGTGTCAGACGTGCGCACCAG AGGTCAGGGTGCCACCCCTATGGGTATGCAGAAAGCTCAGCAGGTGGGCCAGGGTTTGGATATTCTGATGGGGAAAGTGGAGAACGCTGCTCGGAAGCTGGAAGCCCTGACCAATGCCAAACAAACCATCACCAAGAGAATGGACACGGCCCAG AGCTGGCTGGCTGATCCTAACGGTGGTCCGGAGGGGGAAGAGAACATCCGCGCTCTTCTGGTGGAGGCCAAGCGCATTGCTGACCTGTGTGAAGACCCTAAAGAGAGAGATGACATTCTGCGCTCCATCAGTGAGGTCGCAGGACTCACTGCGAGACTGGTTGAACTTCGAAAAAT GGGTAAAGGAGATACTCCTGAGGCTAGAGCGCTGGCCAAGCAGATTGGCACAGCTTTGCAGAACTTGCAGGCAAAGACTAACCGTGCTGTGGCCAACATGAGACCTGCCAAGGCTGCTGTTACACTAGAGGGCAAAATGGAGCAGGCCTTGCACTGGATCAACAACCCTGGAGTGGACGATCATGGAGTAG GCCAGGCTGCCATACGGGGGCTGATAGCAGAAGGCTGTCGGCTGGCAAACTCTCTACCAGGGCCGTACAGACAGGAACTGCTAGCAAAGTGTGAGCGAGTGGAGCAACTGATGATGCAGTTATCAGATCATGCGGCGCGGGGAGAGGGAGAGAGTCCTCAGGCGCGCACCATGGCTGCTCATCTCCTGGATGCAATTAAC GATCTAAAGGCAAAGATGCAGGAAGCAATGACCCAGGAGGTGTCTGATGTTTTCAGTGATACAACCACACCAATTAAACTCCTGGCTGTGGCAGCAACTGCGCCTCTTGAGGCCCCCAACAGAGAGGAG GTGTTTGAAGAAAGGGCGTCTAACTTTGAGAATCATGCCAGTAGACTGGGTGCTACAGCGGAGAAGGCCGCTGCCGTGGGAACAGCCAATAAGAGCACAGTTGAAGGCATCCATGTGGCTGTGAAATCATCCAGAGATCTTACACCTcag GTCACTTCTGCTGCACGCATTTTGCTGAAGAACCCTGGCAACCAGGCTGCATACGAGCACTTTGAGACCATGAAGAACCAATGGATTGACAACATTGAAAAAATGACAA GTCTTGTGGATGAAGCCATCGACACTAAATCCCTCTTGGATGCTTCAGAGGAGGCCATTAAGAAAGACATCGATAAATGCCGGGTGGCAATGGCTAACGTTCAGCCTCAGATGTTGGTTGCAGGGGCCACCAGCATTGCCCGGCGGGCTAACCGGGTCCTTCTGGTGGCCAAACGGGAAGTGGAGAACTCAGAGGACCCGAAATTCAGAGAACTGGTCAAAGCGGCTTCAGATGAACTTGGTAGAACAATCTCACCCATGGTTATGGCTGCTAAAGCAGTGGCAGGAAACATCCAGGAtccag GTTCTCAAAAGAGCTTCCTGGACTCTGGCTACAGGATCTTGGCTGCTGTTGGGGAAGTCAGAGAAGCCTTCCAGCCTCAGGAGCCTGACTTTCCACCTCCACCTCCAGACCTTGATCAGCTGCAT TGA